From one Gemmatimonadaceae bacterium genomic stretch:
- a CDS encoding EVE domain-containing protein yields the protein MAVKKAAVTRRTAATAPARKGAAGTGQATKGSAKPRAGGKVAPASGAAARPRAGAASRPAAASVAKKAPQSAPYEQGKWAHVFAPRAPGETRYWLLKSEPDVFSFSDLQAAPKQTTCWDSVRNTGARNFLRDGMKCGDLAFYYHSNAEPSAIVGICEVVREGYPDHTALDPTHPYHDAESVAETPTWFMVDVRAVEALPRPVTLPEIKASERLKEMALIKVGRLSVVPVTADEWAIVLEMSRGA from the coding sequence ATGGCGGTGAAGAAGGCAGCGGTGACACGGCGGACGGCGGCGACGGCACCGGCGCGCAAGGGCGCCGCCGGCACGGGCCAGGCGACGAAGGGCTCGGCGAAGCCGCGCGCGGGAGGGAAGGTCGCTCCGGCGAGCGGCGCTGCCGCCCGCCCGAGGGCCGGCGCGGCGTCGCGCCCCGCGGCCGCCTCCGTCGCGAAGAAGGCACCACAATCGGCACCGTACGAGCAGGGGAAGTGGGCGCACGTCTTCGCCCCGCGTGCGCCCGGCGAGACGCGGTACTGGCTGCTCAAGTCGGAGCCGGACGTCTTCTCGTTCAGCGACCTGCAGGCGGCACCGAAGCAGACGACCTGCTGGGACAGCGTGCGGAACACGGGGGCGCGCAACTTCCTCCGCGACGGCATGAAGTGCGGTGACCTGGCCTTCTACTACCACTCCAACGCCGAGCCGTCGGCGATCGTCGGCATCTGCGAGGTGGTGCGCGAGGGGTATCCCGACCACACGGCGCTGGATCCCACGCACCCCTACCACGATGCCGAGTCGGTGGCGGAGACGCCGACCTGGTTCATGGTGGACGTGCGTGCGGTGGAGGCGCTGCCACGCCCGGTCACGCTGCCGGAGATCAAGGCCAGTGAACGGCTGAAGGAGATGGCGCTGATCAAGGTGGGTCGCCTGTCGGTCGTGCCGGTGACGGCGGACGAGTGGGCGATCGTGCTGGAGATGAGCCGCGGCGCCTGA
- a CDS encoding group II truncated hemoglobin — MDTAPTHYEDLGGEAGIRALVDRFYDLMDSAPEAVHVRALHATSLKASREKLRLFLTGWTGGPQLYVEQYGHPMLRRRHFPFAIGTVERDEWLWCMNRALDDHEMDPALRAFLQQRMQALADQMRNTDG; from the coding sequence ATGGACACTGCACCAACGCACTACGAGGACCTGGGCGGAGAAGCCGGCATCCGTGCGCTGGTGGACCGGTTCTACGACCTGATGGACAGCGCGCCGGAGGCCGTGCACGTCCGCGCGCTCCACGCGACGAGCCTCAAGGCCTCGCGAGAGAAGCTGCGCCTCTTCCTCACCGGCTGGACCGGCGGGCCGCAGCTCTACGTCGAGCAGTACGGCCACCCCATGCTTCGCCGCCGCCACTTTCCGTTCGCCATCGGCACGGTCGAGCGCGACGAGTGGCTCTGGTGCATGAATCGCGCGCTGGACGATCATGAGATGGACCCTGCGCTCCGCGCCTTCCTGCAGCAGCGGATGCAGGCGCTCGCCGACCAAATGCGGAACACCGACGGCTGA
- a CDS encoding M20/M25/M40 family metallo-hydrolase: MRVRIRCAAALLALVTATAAHAQTRADMMRLAPAARRITAAALADSVPYKRLGALVDGFGHRLSGSAALERAIDWILAEMQRDGLENVRGEPVMVPHWVRGNESASLVTPREVPLHMLGLGGSVGTGPDGVTAQVLVVHSFDELERRKAEAAGKIVLFNVPFPADSAPFAGYGVAVQYRGSGATAAAKAGAVASLIRSVATFSMQTPHTGGMRYDATTKRIPAAALSVEDAEMLDRMQARGETVTVKLVMQAEMLPDAPSRNVVAELRGRERPEEVVVIGGHIDSWDVGQGAMDDGAGCVAAWEAVKLLKRLGLQPRRTIRVVLWTNEENGGRGGAGYRDAHRSELAQHFAAIETDNGIFAPKGFRFQGTAAAARRAALLAPLTRIAGAPTVAPGEGEADVGPILELGVPGFALDVDASRYFWYHHTAADMLAAVNEADLRRSIAAMAVLAYALGEMPGTLR, encoded by the coding sequence ATGCGCGTCAGAATCCGCTGCGCCGCCGCATTGCTCGCCCTCGTCACTGCCACCGCAGCGCACGCGCAGACCCGTGCCGACATGATGCGACTCGCGCCGGCGGCGCGACGCATCACCGCGGCGGCCCTCGCGGATTCGGTGCCGTACAAGCGGCTGGGTGCGCTGGTGGATGGATTCGGGCACCGGCTCAGCGGCTCCGCCGCACTCGAGCGCGCGATCGACTGGATCCTGGCCGAGATGCAGCGCGATGGCCTGGAAAACGTGCGGGGCGAGCCGGTGATGGTGCCGCACTGGGTGCGTGGCAACGAGTCCGCGTCGTTGGTGACGCCACGCGAGGTGCCGCTGCACATGCTGGGACTCGGCGGCAGTGTGGGCACCGGGCCGGACGGCGTGACCGCCCAGGTGCTGGTGGTGCACTCGTTCGACGAGCTCGAACGCCGCAAGGCGGAGGCGGCCGGGAAGATCGTGCTGTTCAACGTGCCGTTCCCGGCCGACTCGGCGCCGTTCGCAGGCTACGGCGTGGCGGTGCAGTATCGCGGGTCCGGGGCAACGGCGGCAGCGAAGGCCGGCGCGGTCGCGTCGCTGATCCGTTCGGTGGCGACCTTCTCGATGCAGACACCGCACACCGGCGGCATGCGCTATGACGCCACCACGAAGCGCATCCCGGCGGCAGCGCTCAGCGTGGAGGATGCCGAGATGTTGGACCGCATGCAGGCGCGCGGGGAGACGGTGACGGTGAAGCTGGTGATGCAGGCCGAGATGCTGCCGGATGCGCCGTCTCGCAACGTGGTAGCGGAGCTGCGTGGGCGGGAGCGTCCCGAGGAGGTGGTGGTGATCGGCGGCCACATCGATTCGTGGGACGTGGGGCAGGGGGCGATGGACGATGGCGCCGGGTGCGTGGCGGCCTGGGAGGCGGTGAAGCTGCTGAAGCGGCTCGGCCTGCAGCCGCGCCGCACGATCCGCGTGGTGCTCTGGACGAACGAGGAGAACGGCGGGCGCGGTGGTGCCGGCTACCGCGACGCCCATCGGAGCGAGCTGGCGCAGCACTTCGCTGCCATCGAGACCGACAACGGCATCTTCGCGCCGAAGGGATTCCGCTTCCAGGGCACGGCGGCTGCGGCGCGACGTGCCGCGCTGCTCGCGCCGCTGACGCGGATCGCGGGTGCCCCGACGGTGGCGCCGGGCGAGGGTGAGGCCGACGTGGGGCCGATCCTCGAACTCGGCGTGCCCGGCTTCGCGCTCGACGTCGATGCCTCGCGGTACTTCTGGTACCACCACACCGCCGCCGACATGCTCGCGGCGGTGAACGAGGCCGACCTCCGTCGCAGCATCGCGGCGATGGCGGTGCTGGCCTATGCGCTGGGCGAGATGCCGGGGACACTGCGGTAG
- a CDS encoding gluconate 2-dehydrogenase subunit 3 family protein yields MDMNDWEQAPPPVSRREFVGLAALGAAWLAAGTACARSDGTPASAPLVHLTAAQAAQVDAITARILPTDDTPGAREAGVVSFIDQSLKGFAKQQAPLFAEGLAALGEAVARQHGSTATFASLTAAQQDAMLRGIEKTPFFQAIRFATLAGFLSLPKYGGNRDYVGWDFIGQERAMQHSAPFGWYDRPENQQALLGRVL; encoded by the coding sequence ATGGACATGAACGACTGGGAGCAGGCTCCGCCGCCGGTCTCGCGGCGCGAGTTCGTTGGACTCGCGGCACTCGGCGCCGCCTGGCTGGCCGCCGGAACCGCCTGCGCGCGCAGCGACGGAACGCCGGCTTCCGCCCCGCTGGTGCATCTCACCGCCGCGCAAGCCGCGCAGGTCGATGCCATCACCGCGCGCATCCTGCCCACCGACGACACGCCTGGCGCACGCGAGGCCGGCGTGGTGAGCTTCATCGACCAGTCACTGAAGGGCTTCGCGAAGCAGCAGGCGCCGCTCTTTGCCGAGGGGCTCGCGGCGCTGGGTGAGGCTGTCGCCAGGCAGCACGGCAGCACCGCAACCTTCGCGTCGCTCACCGCCGCGCAGCAGGATGCCATGCTCCGCGGCATCGAGAAGACACCGTTCTTCCAGGCGATCCGCTTCGCGACACTCGCAGGCTTCCTCTCGCTGCCGAAGTACGGTGGGAACCGTGACTACGTCGGGTGGGACTTCATCGGGCAGGAACGTGCCATGCAGCACAGCGCACCGTTCGGCTGGTATGACCGCCCCGAAAACCAGCAGGCACTGCTCGGCCGGGTGCTCTGA
- a CDS encoding GMC family oxidoreductase: MQAPMSMPGAAAAPQVRQPSYPTTDAVDFVVIGSGIAGGSVARELTRSGYAVVLLEQGRSVGVEDMEHDELGAFAWPRWTNDPAVSPQTYRKSAADTAKLHNFAAYARAVGGTTLHFTGNFWRFRPIDFRERSARGGVPGAALDDWPITYEELEPYYTAVEYAVGVSGEVGDDPREPMRSKPFPLPPLNATGPGVLLEVGAKKLGWASKAAPMAILSREYKGRQPCHNCGFCLGFPCEWGAKSGANWTMVPEALATGRCELRPHSYVRKIDTDDAGRVTGVVYFDKDRREIVQQAKAVVLCANGAETPRLLLNSISNRFPDGLANGSGMVGRHLMTNGNVSSTAEFEHEVSAHKGPVVTRITQEPYELDETLGLIGGGGYDFRMSVPALMWTLGMPEDTGPMWGSAFKQRMRPWFRNSIECLGHTTQLPQATNRVELDPDLKDAWGVPAMRITFREHEHDMRLFAHFRTLGRDLLTAAGAKAVHSGPIPDSPGNAVHLLGTARMGNDPATSVVDRYHRAHEVRNLFIVDGSSFVTSGRGQPTMTIQALAFRAADHIADFARKGEI; this comes from the coding sequence ATGCAGGCGCCGATGTCGATGCCAGGCGCCGCCGCGGCGCCACAGGTGCGGCAGCCGTCCTACCCGACCACCGACGCGGTGGACTTCGTCGTCATCGGCTCCGGCATCGCCGGTGGGTCGGTGGCCCGCGAGCTCACGCGCAGCGGGTATGCCGTCGTGCTGCTCGAGCAGGGACGCTCGGTGGGTGTGGAGGACATGGAGCACGACGAACTCGGGGCGTTCGCGTGGCCGCGCTGGACGAACGATCCCGCCGTCTCGCCGCAGACGTATCGCAAGTCGGCCGCCGACACGGCGAAGCTCCACAACTTCGCGGCCTACGCGCGCGCCGTGGGCGGCACCACGCTGCACTTCACGGGCAACTTCTGGCGCTTCCGCCCCATCGACTTCCGCGAGCGGTCGGCGCGCGGCGGGGTGCCCGGCGCCGCGCTGGATGACTGGCCGATCACGTACGAGGAACTCGAGCCGTACTACACGGCGGTGGAATATGCCGTCGGCGTGTCGGGTGAGGTCGGCGACGACCCGCGCGAGCCGATGCGCTCGAAGCCGTTCCCGTTGCCGCCGCTGAACGCCACCGGCCCCGGCGTGCTGCTGGAGGTCGGCGCGAAGAAGCTCGGCTGGGCGTCGAAGGCCGCACCGATGGCCATCCTCTCGCGCGAGTACAAGGGTCGCCAGCCCTGTCACAACTGCGGCTTCTGCCTGGGCTTTCCCTGCGAGTGGGGCGCCAAGTCGGGAGCCAACTGGACCATGGTGCCGGAGGCGCTGGCCACCGGCCGGTGTGAACTGCGACCGCACAGCTACGTGCGGAAGATCGACACCGACGACGCCGGACGCGTCACCGGTGTCGTCTACTTCGACAAGGACCGGCGCGAGATCGTCCAGCAGGCGAAGGCCGTGGTGCTCTGTGCGAACGGCGCCGAGACACCGCGCCTGCTGCTCAACTCCATCTCGAACCGCTTCCCGGACGGGCTGGCCAACGGCAGCGGCATGGTCGGCCGGCACCTGATGACGAACGGGAATGTCTCGTCCACCGCCGAGTTCGAGCACGAGGTGTCCGCGCACAAGGGTCCGGTCGTGACGCGGATCACGCAGGAGCCGTATGAGCTGGACGAGACGCTCGGCCTGATCGGCGGCGGCGGCTACGACTTCCGCATGTCGGTGCCGGCGCTGATGTGGACGCTCGGCATGCCGGAGGACACCGGCCCGATGTGGGGCAGCGCCTTCAAGCAGCGGATGCGTCCCTGGTTCCGCAACTCGATCGAGTGCCTTGGCCACACCACCCAGCTCCCGCAGGCGACCAACAGGGTGGAACTCGATCCCGACCTGAAGGATGCGTGGGGCGTGCCGGCGATGCGGATCACCTTCCGCGAGCACGAGCATGACATGCGGCTCTTCGCGCACTTCCGGACGCTGGGGCGTGACCTGCTCACGGCCGCCGGCGCGAAGGCGGTGCACTCGGGGCCCATCCCCGATTCGCCGGGCAACGCGGTGCACCTGCTCGGCACCGCGCGCATGGGCAACGATCCCGCGACCTCGGTGGTGGACCGGTACCATCGCGCCCACGAGGTGCGGAACCTGTTCATCGTGGACGGCAGCAGCTTCGTCACCAGCGGCCGTGGCCAGCCGACGATGACCATCCAGGCACTGGCGTTCCGCGCGGCGGACCACATCGCGGACTTCGCCCGCAAGGGCGAGATCTGA